One genomic segment of Catalinimonas alkaloidigena includes these proteins:
- a CDS encoding chromosome segregation protein SMC, with the protein MSTNQTEQQRSKNRTILITVIGLLLLVNVVTLFLYYQNNQEMGTELQSSKEELEETYNKLESMSNELNLKIEELQKLGEDVEELRLIRETLEQEKEQLQNEGQLAQKRYDQIRNRVEGYRELLIKKDAEIAELKELNEALYAENTELKEDQRVLNKTISEVKTNNEQLSEKVEVASMLKAENISVMGINGRGNAKERDRYRNNQIEQLQLKFNLAKNDVAPVEGKDIMVRVIDPDGNVIFDVAKGAGTFMKDGKEVFFTQKQEILFDNTQQELTFLYEKGSDYAEGRHTIEIYTDDYIIGKTNFEIR; encoded by the coding sequence ATGTCAACGAATCAGACTGAGCAACAACGATCCAAAAATAGAACTATTTTAATCACTGTTATTGGCCTGTTGCTTCTGGTAAACGTAGTTACGCTTTTCCTTTATTACCAAAACAATCAGGAAATGGGTACTGAGCTACAAAGTAGTAAAGAGGAACTGGAAGAAACCTACAACAAGCTGGAATCCATGAGTAACGAGCTTAACCTAAAGATTGAAGAGTTACAAAAGCTAGGTGAGGATGTAGAAGAACTACGGTTAATTAGAGAAACGTTGGAGCAGGAAAAAGAACAGTTACAGAACGAGGGGCAGTTAGCTCAAAAACGTTATGATCAAATCAGAAATCGTGTAGAAGGTTATCGGGAACTGCTTATCAAAAAAGACGCTGAAATCGCCGAATTAAAAGAGCTTAATGAAGCTTTATATGCGGAAAACACTGAGCTCAAGGAAGATCAGAGAGTGTTAAATAAAACCATCAGTGAAGTAAAAACTAATAATGAGCAGCTTTCTGAAAAGGTAGAAGTAGCTTCAATGCTAAAAGCTGAGAACATCAGCGTCATGGGAATTAATGGTCGGGGGAATGCCAAAGAAAGAGACCGCTATCGTAACAATCAAATTGAACAGTTACAGCTAAAATTTAATCTGGCGAAAAATGATGTGGCTCCAGTAGAAGGTAAAGATATCATGGTACGTGTGATTGACCCAGACGGTAATGTGATTTTTGATGTAGCTAAGGGGGCAGGCACTTTCATGAAGGATGGCAAAGAAGTTTTCTTCACGCAAAAGCAAGAGATCCTTTTTGATAATACCCAACAAGAACTAACATTTCTTTATGAAAAAGGAAGTGATTATGCTGAAGGTCGACACACTATTGAAATTTATACAGACGATTACATCATAGGTAAAACAAATTTTGAAATACGTTGA
- a CDS encoding methyltransferase domain-containing protein yields the protein MLDKLDEDYWSQRYRNEQTGWDIGQLSPPLKHYIDQISQKSLSILIPGSGNAYEAAYLMEKGFYNTHILDISEWPLNQFKKQSPDFPANQVLHKDFFALEGSFDLIFEQTFFCALKPDLRPQYVEKMLNLLKGGGKLVGLLFDDPLYDDHPPFGGSKGEYLALFRPHFDIHTFEKSYNSIKARRGRELFMILQKPKN from the coding sequence ATGTTAGACAAGCTTGATGAAGATTACTGGTCTCAGCGATACCGAAATGAACAAACAGGCTGGGATATTGGCCAATTATCTCCACCGCTCAAACATTATATTGATCAAATTAGTCAAAAAAGCCTATCAATTTTGATACCCGGTAGTGGTAACGCTTATGAGGCAGCCTATCTGATGGAAAAAGGTTTCTACAATACCCATATTTTGGATATATCAGAATGGCCTTTAAACCAATTTAAAAAGCAAAGCCCTGATTTTCCTGCAAATCAAGTGCTTCATAAAGATTTTTTTGCATTAGAAGGTTCATTTGATTTGATATTTGAACAGACATTTTTCTGCGCTTTAAAACCAGATTTGAGGCCTCAATATGTAGAAAAAATGCTCAATTTGCTAAAAGGTGGCGGTAAACTGGTAGGCTTACTCTTTGACGATCCTCTGTATGATGATCATCCTCCATTTGGCGGAAGCAAAGGAGAGTACCTCGCACTATTCCGACCCCACTTTGATATTCATACATTTGAAAAGAGTTACAATTCAATCAAAGCCCGTCGGGGAAGGGAGCTTTTTATGATATTGCAAAAGCCTAAAAACTGA
- a CDS encoding O-methyltransferase, translated as MIPYSLVKGYLYHWLHAVDKHSLHAPFVYRFYTELVKQDQHEQIFKEIENFRSIFLKDKNTITVKSPGAQSRVSQNNRRQVSSIASYSLGDAKFCRLLYRLISDQKPNIIIELGASLGITTLYLSAANPSATIYTFEGCPETAHLARKLFKTWKIKNIHLIEGNIDDTLPLILSECDSVDFAYMDANHRYQPTLNYYEWLKEKSHERSIFVLDDIYWSSGMQKAWKELYKQAEVRLSLDIFDAGLLFFTPLKKKQHYLLSF; from the coding sequence TTGATTCCTTATTCATTAGTAAAAGGTTATTTATATCACTGGCTTCATGCAGTAGATAAACATTCTCTGCATGCACCCTTTGTATATCGTTTTTATACAGAACTGGTGAAGCAAGATCAGCATGAGCAGATATTCAAGGAGATTGAAAACTTCCGTAGCATTTTTTTAAAGGATAAAAATACGATTACTGTAAAATCTCCCGGGGCACAATCACGAGTATCGCAAAATAATAGGCGTCAGGTGAGCAGCATTGCATCTTATAGCCTAGGCGATGCTAAATTTTGTCGCTTGCTCTACAGACTTATATCAGACCAAAAACCAAACATCATTATTGAATTGGGAGCCAGTCTGGGAATTACCACATTATATTTATCAGCTGCTAATCCCAGCGCAACAATCTACACCTTTGAAGGATGCCCTGAGACAGCCCATTTAGCTCGCAAGCTATTTAAAACATGGAAAATTAAGAATATTCATCTTATAGAAGGCAATATAGATGATACCTTACCATTGATTTTATCTGAATGTGATTCTGTTGATTTCGCTTATATGGATGCAAATCACAGGTATCAACCTACGCTCAACTATTACGAATGGTTGAAGGAGAAATCACATGAACGGAGCATTTTTGTTTTAGATGACATTTATTGGTCTTCAGGGATGCAAAAAGCCTGGAAAGAGCTGTATAAGCAAGCTGAGGTAAGGCTTAGCCTGGATATATTTGATGCGGGCCTCCTTTTCTTCACACCACTTAAAAAAAAGCAACACTATCTGCTCAGTTTTTAG
- the apaG gene encoding Co2+/Mg2+ efflux protein ApaG → MVTEVTEGVKVTVFTEYQPDYSSPAQNHYVFTYHITIENNSEHTVKLLRRHWYIADAGYPVREVEGEGVVGKQPVLEPGDTHQYVSGCNLKSGIGKMHGTYLMERVVDGKNFQAAIPAFSMLAPYRSN, encoded by the coding sequence ATGGTAACAGAAGTAACAGAGGGTGTTAAAGTAACAGTATTTACTGAATATCAGCCAGACTATTCAAGTCCCGCACAAAACCATTATGTTTTTACTTATCACATTACCATAGAGAACAACAGTGAACATACAGTAAAGTTATTGAGAAGGCATTGGTATATCGCTGATGCTGGTTACCCTGTTCGTGAGGTTGAAGGAGAAGGTGTGGTTGGAAAGCAGCCCGTACTGGAACCCGGAGACACTCACCAATATGTTTCCGGATGTAATTTAAAATCAGGCATTGGAAAAATGCATGGCACTTACCTCATGGAAAGAGTTGTGGACGGCAAAAACTTCCAGGCCGCTATTCCTGCCTTCAGCATGCTCGCTCCCTACCGATCTAACTGA
- the ung gene encoding uracil-DNA glycosylase: protein MDVKIAPSWKKHLNDEFTKPYFMSLVEFVKDEYGKHTVYPPGKEIFRAFDLTDFDNVKVVILGQDPYHGPNQANGLAFSVRDGLKMPPSLVNIFKEIKQEYGKEFPPSGNLERWAKQGVLLLNATLTVRARQAGSHQKKGWEEFTDSVIKHISEEKENVVFMLWGAYAQKKGEIIDETRHLVLKSPHPSPFSADRGFFGNDHFKKANAFLKEKGKEEIDW, encoded by the coding sequence ATGGATGTAAAAATTGCCCCCTCCTGGAAAAAACACCTTAATGATGAATTTACTAAGCCTTACTTTATGAGCTTAGTAGAGTTTGTAAAGGATGAATATGGTAAACATACTGTATATCCTCCCGGAAAAGAAATCTTCCGAGCCTTTGATCTCACTGACTTTGACAATGTAAAGGTAGTCATCCTTGGTCAGGACCCTTATCATGGGCCAAATCAGGCAAACGGTTTGGCTTTTTCCGTGCGTGATGGTTTGAAAATGCCTCCTTCTCTGGTCAACATATTCAAAGAGATCAAGCAAGAGTATGGCAAGGAGTTTCCTCCCTCGGGTAATCTGGAAAGATGGGCAAAGCAAGGGGTACTACTTTTAAATGCTACGCTCACAGTAAGAGCACGTCAGGCAGGGTCACACCAAAAAAAAGGGTGGGAAGAGTTTACAGATTCTGTGATTAAACATATTTCTGAGGAAAAAGAGAATGTGGTATTTATGTTATGGGGAGCTTATGCACAAAAAAAAGGTGAAATCATAGACGAAACTAGGCATCTGGTACTTAAATCACCCCATCCTTCCCCTTTCTCCGCTGACAGGGGTTTTTTTGGGAATGATCACTTTAAAAAGGCAAATGCATTTCTTAAAGAGAAAGGTAAAGAAGAAATAGATTGGTAA
- the lepB gene encoding signal peptidase I: MATFLKKKEKNTTEDTADNRKHQHPKSKTREWVDAIVFAVVAATIIRWLFLEAFTIPTPSMEKSLLVGDFLFVSKMHYGARTPKTPLQVPLTHQTIWGTDIPSYVDWIQLPQFRLPGFTEVKRNDVVVFNYPVEFQHPTDLKTNYIKRCIGIPGDVIEVQDRQVVVNGQTVEAPEGAQFRYFIATDEVINDRVFDNFEVWEYNLTQGGYIVLCTPEIADEFAKLPFVNAVHSAAYNEDQVNPRIYPDASLFPWNADFFGPLEVPAEGMTVTLDEGNIAKYATVIEHYEGNENVENRDGKLYIDGQEVNEYTFKQNYYFMMGDNRHNSEDSRFWGFVPEDHIVGKAFFIWLSVDPNASFIDKIRWSRLFNLIE, translated from the coding sequence ATGGCGACATTTCTCAAGAAAAAAGAAAAAAATACTACGGAAGATACTGCAGACAACAGGAAACATCAGCACCCTAAATCCAAAACCAGAGAATGGGTGGATGCGATCGTTTTTGCTGTCGTGGCAGCCACTATTATTCGTTGGCTGTTTTTAGAAGCATTTACCATTCCCACCCCTTCCATGGAAAAGTCTTTGCTGGTGGGAGACTTTCTTTTTGTGAGTAAAATGCATTACGGTGCCAGAACCCCCAAGACTCCATTACAGGTTCCTTTGACTCACCAAACCATTTGGGGTACTGATATTCCTTCCTATGTGGACTGGATTCAGCTTCCACAATTTCGTCTTCCAGGCTTTACTGAAGTGAAAAGAAATGATGTGGTAGTATTTAATTATCCTGTTGAGTTTCAGCATCCTACTGATCTTAAAACTAACTATATCAAACGATGCATAGGAATTCCCGGAGATGTCATTGAAGTGCAGGATCGCCAGGTAGTAGTGAATGGACAAACTGTTGAAGCCCCCGAGGGAGCACAGTTCAGGTATTTTATTGCCACTGATGAGGTGATCAACGATCGTGTTTTTGACAATTTTGAAGTTTGGGAATATAACCTTACACAGGGCGGTTACATTGTATTATGTACACCTGAGATTGCGGACGAATTTGCCAAGCTACCCTTTGTAAATGCTGTACATTCAGCTGCCTATAACGAAGATCAGGTAAATCCCAGAATTTATCCTGATGCCAGCCTCTTCCCCTGGAATGCCGATTTCTTTGGCCCCCTGGAGGTTCCTGCAGAAGGTATGACTGTAACTTTAGACGAAGGTAATATTGCTAAATATGCTACCGTCATTGAACATTATGAAGGAAATGAAAATGTAGAAAACCGTGATGGTAAGCTATATATTGATGGGCAAGAAGTAAATGAATATACTTTTAAACAAAATTACTATTTTATGATGGGTGACAACCGTCATAATTCAGAAGATTCACGTTTCTGGGGATTTGTTCCTGAAGATCATATCGTTGGTAAAGCCTTCTTTATCTGGTTATCAGTAGACCCGAATGCTAGCTTCATAGATAAAATCCGTTGGAGCAGGCTGTTTAATTTGATAGAATAA
- the dapB gene encoding 4-hydroxy-tetrahydrodipicolinate reductase, which yields MNILILGYGKMGKTIEKIAINRGHQIIEKVDVDHRDDILSQLSPQNIDVAIEFTQAEAAPTNIRYCLKNNIPVVSGTTGWLKEKPAIEDYCIEQNGTFFYASNFSIGVNIFFKLNEFLAKMMNAYPDYQPSMVEVHHTQKKDAPSGTAITLAEGMLKELSQINDWYLKGEYENLPEQNLPITSKREGDVPGTHVVTYHSEIDDIEIKHTAHGREGFALGAVLVAEWLQNKKGILSMNDFIKF from the coding sequence ATGAATATTCTTATCCTCGGATACGGCAAGATGGGGAAGACTATAGAAAAAATAGCTATCAACCGGGGCCATCAAATCATTGAAAAAGTTGACGTTGATCATCGGGATGATATTCTAAGCCAATTGTCACCGCAAAATATAGATGTGGCTATAGAGTTTACCCAAGCTGAAGCTGCACCAACAAACATCCGCTACTGCTTAAAAAATAATATCCCTGTGGTTTCAGGCACTACCGGCTGGCTCAAAGAGAAGCCCGCTATTGAAGATTATTGCATTGAGCAAAATGGAACATTTTTCTATGCCTCAAATTTTAGCATTGGTGTAAATATTTTCTTCAAGCTCAATGAGTTTTTGGCCAAGATGATGAACGCCTACCCTGACTATCAACCCTCTATGGTAGAAGTGCATCATACTCAGAAAAAAGATGCTCCCAGTGGAACTGCGATTACGCTTGCTGAGGGGATGCTCAAAGAACTCTCCCAAATCAATGATTGGTACTTGAAAGGTGAGTATGAGAATTTACCTGAGCAAAATTTACCTATAACTTCTAAAAGGGAAGGTGATGTGCCCGGCACACATGTGGTGACTTACCATTCTGAAATTGATGATATTGAAATCAAACATACCGCTCATGGTAGAGAAGGCTTTGCGTTAGGAGCTGTTTTAGTGGCTGAATGGCTTCAAAACAAAAAGGGAATTTTAAGTATGAATGATTTCATCAAATTTTAA
- a CDS encoding DUF5683 domain-containing protein: MALKISTFCIAAFFLVLANISNGLAQVEEESNKTVILKDTIELNDQALIGTDQKDKDLSPDSVIVFSDRNQKKIPHKAALYAAALPGLGQIYNGSVWKLPIVYGTFITLGWVATWHHDRYLLFRRANIAEENDLPEENPLNGLRFNISSGVEQTRRDRDFTYILMAGAYALQIMEAIVDAHLIEFDVSEELSMDMQPSVGQFLTYAGGGGNFVPAFGFSLKLKIQ; the protein is encoded by the coding sequence ATGGCACTTAAAATTAGCACTTTTTGCATTGCTGCTTTTTTTTTGGTTTTGGCTAATATTTCTAACGGTTTAGCCCAGGTAGAGGAAGAGTCTAATAAGACTGTTATTTTAAAAGATACGATTGAATTAAACGATCAAGCTTTAATCGGAACGGATCAGAAAGATAAAGATCTCTCACCTGACTCAGTGATTGTTTTTAGTGATCGTAACCAAAAGAAAATTCCACACAAAGCGGCACTTTATGCTGCAGCACTACCTGGTTTAGGCCAGATTTACAATGGATCGGTCTGGAAATTACCCATAGTCTATGGCACTTTTATTACTTTGGGTTGGGTAGCGACATGGCATCATGATCGTTATCTGTTATTCAGAAGAGCCAATATTGCCGAGGAAAATGATTTACCAGAAGAAAACCCGCTAAATGGGTTACGTTTTAACATTTCCTCGGGAGTAGAACAAACCCGTAGAGACCGGGACTTTACCTACATACTTATGGCGGGTGCTTATGCATTACAAATAATGGAAGCAATCGTAGATGCGCACCTGATTGAGTTTGATGTAAGCGAAGAACTGAGTATGGACATGCAGCCTTCTGTCGGGCAATTTCTCACTTACGCTGGTGGGGGAGGTAATTTTGTGCCAGCCTTTGGGTTTTCATTGAAACTAAAAATACAATAA
- a CDS encoding ParB/RepB/Spo0J family partition protein, producing MNSKKMTGKNPKRKNALGRGLGALLEDSDSSRKEQAVKEVSSINEIALDKIDVNPFQPRTDFDQDALEELAESIKVQGIIQPITVRQMGNDRYQIISGERRVQASKIAGLNEIPAYIRSANDQQMLEMALIENIQRENLNSIEIALSYQRLISECDLRQEQLGERVGKNRSTVNNYLRLLKLPPDIQAALRDNRISMGHARAIINVDNVDQQLHIFEKTVNDDLSVRKVEALVRELSIPRKKEKPSKEEENPEAAYQIRQLQTKLSSHFGTRVQIRSSGKNKGEIKIPYVSADDLNRILDLLEM from the coding sequence ATGAATAGTAAAAAGATGACTGGTAAAAATCCCAAGAGAAAAAACGCATTAGGCCGTGGACTTGGAGCCTTATTAGAGGATTCCGACTCAAGCCGTAAAGAACAGGCAGTTAAGGAAGTAAGTAGTATAAACGAAATCGCATTAGACAAAATAGATGTTAACCCTTTTCAGCCCAGAACAGATTTTGATCAGGACGCACTGGAAGAGTTAGCCGAGTCAATAAAAGTCCAGGGTATCATACAACCCATCACAGTACGCCAGATGGGCAATGATCGCTATCAGATCATTTCAGGAGAGCGTCGCGTACAGGCCTCCAAAATCGCTGGGCTGAACGAAATACCTGCCTACATCAGATCTGCCAATGACCAGCAGATGCTGGAAATGGCTTTGATTGAAAATATTCAGCGTGAAAACCTGAACTCCATTGAAATCGCACTGAGTTACCAAAGGTTGATTTCTGAATGTGACCTTCGTCAGGAACAGTTAGGTGAAAGAGTAGGTAAAAACCGCTCTACGGTAAATAACTATCTCCGTTTACTTAAACTTCCTCCCGATATTCAAGCGGCATTGCGTGATAACCGTATTTCTATGGGGCATGCCCGTGCCATCATCAATGTAGATAATGTAGACCAGCAGCTCCATATTTTTGAAAAAACGGTAAACGATGACCTTTCCGTAAGAAAAGTTGAAGCTTTGGTAAGGGAGCTATCCATTCCCAGAAAAAAAGAAAAGCCTTCCAAAGAAGAAGAGAATCCTGAAGCAGCTTACCAGATACGTCAATTACAGACAAAGTTATCTTCTCATTTCGGTACACGTGTACAGATACGTTCCAGTGGTAAGAATAAAGGAGAGATAAAAATCCCCTACGTTTCGGCTGATGACCTTAACAGAATTCTGGACCTTTTAGAAATGTAG
- a CDS encoding ParA family protein, protein MGKIIAIANQKGGVGKTTSAINLAASLAALEYKTLVVDADPQANSTSGLGFNPKEIENSIYECMVDDIDVRDTIVSTETNYLYLLPSHIDLVGAEIEMVGLDSRETRMREALVPIKEEYDFIIIDCSPSLGLITINALTAANSVIIPVQCEYYALEGLGKLLNTIKIIQTRLNTGLEIEGILLTMYDVRLRLSNQVVEEVSNHFQHMVFKTLIPRNIKLSESPSFGIPTIAHDAESKGAASYLNLAREILEKNGITI, encoded by the coding sequence ATGGGCAAAATTATAGCAATCGCTAATCAAAAAGGAGGGGTAGGAAAAACAACTAGTGCTATTAACTTAGCGGCCAGTCTGGCGGCACTAGAGTACAAAACTTTGGTGGTTGATGCTGATCCGCAAGCAAATTCTACATCTGGTTTAGGTTTTAACCCCAAGGAAATTGAAAACAGTATTTATGAATGCATGGTAGACGATATTGATGTTAGAGATACTATCGTCAGTACTGAGACCAACTACCTTTACCTGCTGCCCTCACATATTGATTTGGTTGGTGCTGAAATAGAAATGGTTGGCTTAGATAGCAGGGAAACCCGGATGCGCGAAGCGCTTGTGCCTATCAAAGAGGAGTACGATTTTATCATCATTGACTGTTCACCCTCATTGGGTTTGATCACGATCAATGCGTTGACTGCTGCCAATTCAGTCATCATTCCCGTACAGTGTGAATACTATGCGCTTGAAGGTTTGGGGAAACTTCTTAATACGATCAAAATCATTCAGACCAGGCTTAATACCGGACTGGAAATTGAGGGCATTTTACTTACGATGTACGATGTACGATTGAGGCTTTCCAACCAGGTAGTAGAAGAAGTAAGCAACCATTTTCAACATATGGTTTTCAAAACGTTGATACCAAGAAATATCAAGCTGAGCGAATCCCCGAGTTTTGGCATACCTACAATCGCACATGATGCCGAAAGCAAGGGTGCAGCCAGCTATTTAAACTTAGCAAGAGAAATTTTAGAGAAAAACGGAATCACCATTTAG
- a CDS encoding PfkB family carbohydrate kinase yields MSLLSIGSVAFDQIETPFGKSDKIIGGSGTYIALASSYFTDKTKLVGVVGEDFRQEDLDMMQQHGIDTEGIQIKKGEKSFFWSGRYHADLNTRDTLITELNVLGEFDPVIPESYQDCEYLMLGNLTPAVQKTVIERLQKRPKLIAMDTMNFWMEDMFIKELKEVMTMVDVMSINDEEARLLSGEYSLVKAAQKIRKMGPKYLIIKKGEHGALLFSDDQIFFAPALPLEEVFDPTGAGDTFAGGFIGHLASTDDISFENMKRAVIYGSAMASFCVEKFGPERLIGLKAEDLEERVQEFINLVQFEIEYR; encoded by the coding sequence ATGAGCTTATTATCAATTGGAAGTGTCGCTTTTGACCAGATTGAAACTCCGTTTGGCAAGTCAGACAAAATTATCGGAGGTTCTGGTACATACATCGCGTTGGCTTCATCATACTTTACAGACAAAACTAAGCTGGTAGGCGTGGTAGGAGAGGACTTCCGGCAGGAAGACCTGGATATGATGCAGCAACACGGCATAGATACAGAAGGTATACAGATAAAGAAGGGAGAAAAGTCATTTTTCTGGTCAGGGCGATATCATGCGGACCTAAACACGCGCGATACCTTGATTACAGAACTAAATGTATTAGGGGAGTTTGATCCTGTTATTCCCGAAAGTTATCAGGATTGCGAATATCTGATGTTAGGTAACTTAACGCCGGCTGTCCAAAAAACTGTCATAGAACGCCTACAAAAACGTCCGAAGCTCATAGCGATGGATACCATGAATTTTTGGATGGAAGACATGTTCATCAAAGAACTCAAAGAAGTGATGACCATGGTAGACGTGATGTCAATTAATGATGAAGAAGCTCGTTTGCTATCAGGTGAATATTCTTTGGTAAAGGCTGCTCAGAAGATTCGTAAAATGGGCCCTAAATATCTTATCATCAAAAAAGGTGAGCACGGAGCCCTGCTTTTCAGCGATGATCAAATCTTTTTTGCACCTGCGCTCCCTCTGGAAGAGGTGTTTGACCCTACAGGTGCGGGTGATACCTTTGCAGGTGGTTTTATTGGCCATTTGGCTAGCACCGATGACATAAGCTTTGAAAACATGAAGAGAGCAGTGATTTATGGTTCTGCTATGGCTTCATTTTGTGTTGAAAAATTTGGTCCTGAGAGATTAATTGGTTTGAAAGCCGAAGACCTGGAAGAAAGGGTGCAGGAATTTATCAACCTTGTCCAGTTTGAAATTGAATACCGTTAA
- the egtB gene encoding ergothioneine biosynthesis protein EgtB — MIQEENTIVSKANNIEEVRIESKYQAVRNQTEKLCKPLKTEDYVVQPIQDVSPPKWHLAHTTWFFEQFILKPYKKDYQIFNDAYNYIFNSYYESMGEKMLRDHRGNMTRPSTEDVYQFRAYVDQQMLELINSSQFNAELEKLTELGLNHEQQHQELLITDIKYILGSNPLFPVYQQKPEGHHTPLATAQQEYIEVREGVYTIGYQGKGFHYDNEEGQHQAYLHNFRILNRLVTNREYLAFMDAGGYENYDLWLADGRDFVRQHHINAPQYWHKIEGNWFQYTLHGLKKVDLDAPVTHVSHYEADAFARWQGKRLPTEQEWETVSHLARYHQNLHVLHQANFVESNLFHPQALQADTTTETPAQMMGDVWEWTQSAYLPYPFYKRVEGALGEYNGKFMSSQVVLRGGSCATPESHIRTTYRNFFQPDKRWQFTGIRLAEYF, encoded by the coding sequence ATGATACAAGAAGAAAACACTATCGTTTCTAAGGCGAACAACATCGAAGAAGTTCGTATTGAAAGTAAATACCAAGCGGTCAGAAACCAAACCGAAAAACTTTGTAAGCCCTTAAAAACTGAGGATTACGTAGTGCAGCCCATTCAGGATGTTAGTCCTCCCAAATGGCATTTGGCCCACACCACCTGGTTTTTTGAACAGTTTATTCTTAAGCCTTACAAAAAGGATTATCAGATTTTTAATGATGCCTATAATTACATTTTCAATAGTTACTATGAAAGTATGGGGGAGAAGATGCTCCGCGATCACCGCGGAAATATGACCCGTCCAAGTACTGAAGATGTATATCAATTCAGAGCTTATGTTGACCAGCAAATGTTAGAACTGATCAACAGCTCGCAGTTCAATGCAGAACTTGAGAAACTTACGGAGCTAGGGTTAAACCATGAGCAGCAGCATCAGGAACTATTAATTACCGATATCAAATATATTTTAGGTAGCAATCCACTATTCCCTGTTTATCAACAAAAACCTGAAGGTCATCACACTCCTTTAGCAACAGCACAGCAAGAGTATATAGAGGTTAGAGAGGGGGTGTATACCATCGGTTACCAGGGAAAAGGTTTTCACTATGATAATGAAGAAGGGCAACATCAGGCCTACCTACATAATTTCAGAATCTTAAACAGGCTCGTAACCAACAGGGAATACCTGGCTTTTATGGATGCTGGAGGGTATGAAAATTATGACCTATGGCTGGCGGATGGAAGGGATTTTGTCCGTCAACATCATATCAATGCACCACAATACTGGCATAAAATAGAGGGCAACTGGTTTCAATACACCTTACATGGATTGAAGAAAGTAGATTTAGATGCTCCAGTTACCCATGTAAGCCATTATGAGGCTGATGCTTTTGCACGCTGGCAGGGTAAACGCCTGCCAACGGAACAAGAATGGGAAACAGTGAGTCACTTAGCAAGATATCACCAAAACCTGCATGTTCTTCACCAAGCAAATTTTGTTGAGTCAAATTTATTTCATCCCCAGGCCCTTCAGGCAGACACGACTACCGAAACACCTGCACAGATGATGGGAGATGTATGGGAGTGGACCCAGAGTGCTTATCTTCCTTACCCATTCTATAAAAGAGTAGAAGGTGCTTTAGGAGAATATAATGGCAAATTTATGAGCAGTCAGGTTGTATTAAGAGGCGGATCTTGCGCTACTCCTGAAAGTCATATCAGGACTACTTATCGTAATTTTTTTCAGCCGGATAAAAGATGGCAGTTTACCGGCATCCGTTTAGCAGAATATTTTTAG